The following coding sequences lie in one Myxosarcina sp. GI1 genomic window:
- a CDS encoding glycosyltransferase family 4 protein translates to MKIAVLGHRRFPIKEPFAGGLERFTHNIVKGLQQKGCRVTLFAHPDSDRSLNLSLEPIIDTSFCLNSEEESHEAYLNIMDYLSEADFDLVHDNSLNYFPIILEDRLSIPLVTTLHTPPFSRLLSAVRYRERKQRGYYISISKFNTSLWDLETERLTMIHNGVDVDVFTYSQSVNNYAVWTGRIIPDKGTHLAIEAAQKAKIDLLIAGAIDDYPYFETKIAPYLNKGVEYVGHLAQAELVPLLQSAAVTLCTPTWLEPFGLVVIESLACGTPVVAFDRGAISEILDSQTGILVTPDNTKEMAEAIKKAKHLSRHACRARVLERFSLETMLNKYILAFECIVDKYQREKHASWLLHTPPR, encoded by the coding sequence ATGAAAATAGCGGTTTTGGGTCATCGTAGGTTTCCCATTAAAGAACCTTTTGCAGGTGGGCTAGAACGCTTTACCCATAATATAGTAAAAGGGTTACAACAAAAAGGTTGTCGGGTTACGTTATTCGCTCATCCCGACAGCGATCGCAGTTTGAATTTATCTCTCGAACCAATTATCGATACTTCTTTTTGTCTCAATTCAGAAGAAGAATCTCACGAAGCCTATCTGAATATTATGGACTATCTGAGCGAAGCAGACTTCGATTTGGTTCACGATAATTCTTTAAACTATTTCCCCATAATTTTAGAAGATAGATTGTCGATACCTTTGGTAACAACTTTACATACCCCGCCTTTTTCTCGCTTGCTGAGTGCAGTTAGATATCGAGAAAGAAAACAGCGGGGTTACTATATTTCTATTTCTAAATTTAATACTAGTTTGTGGGATTTGGAAACAGAGAGATTGACAATGATTCACAATGGTGTGGATGTCGATGTTTTTACCTATTCCCAGAGTGTAAATAATTATGCGGTGTGGACGGGAAGAATTATTCCCGATAAAGGAACGCATTTAGCTATAGAAGCGGCACAAAAAGCCAAAATAGATTTATTAATAGCAGGAGCGATTGACGACTATCCTTATTTTGAAACTAAAATTGCACCTTATTTAAATAAAGGAGTCGAATATGTCGGACATCTAGCACAAGCCGAATTAGTTCCATTGTTGCAGTCAGCCGCAGTAACTTTATGTACGCCAACCTGGTTAGAACCTTTCGGCTTAGTAGTCATTGAAAGTCTTGCCTGTGGTACGCCAGTTGTAGCATTCGATCGCGGCGCGATTTCGGAAATCTTAGATAGTCAAACGGGAATTTTAGTAACTCCAGACAACACAAAAGAGATGGCAGAAGCAATAAAAAAAGCCAAACATTTGTCTCGTCATGCCTGTAGAGCTAGAGTTTTAGAACGATTTAGCCTGGAAACCATGTTAAATAAATACATTCTGGCTTTTGAATGCATTGTCGATAAATACCAGCGAGAAAAACATGCATCTTGGCTACTACATACACCTCCACGGTAG
- a CDS encoding ChaB family protein → MAYQQLEELPNEVTEKLPQHGQQLFMNAYNAASDDGMDEANATKVAWNSVKNSYAEDKDGKWVSIENSKTDNSNIIGTEKEGSDPIGNRENNAGTMRGG, encoded by the coding sequence ATGGCTTATCAACAATTAGAAGAATTACCAAATGAAGTAACAGAAAAATTACCGCAGCACGGACAGCAACTGTTTATGAATGCCTATAACGCTGCTTCTGACGATGGAATGGATGAAGCGAATGCTACTAAAGTAGCCTGGAATTCTGTCAAAAACAGTTACGCAGAAGACAAAGACGGCAAGTGGGTATCGATTGAAAACTCTAAGACCGATAACAGTAATATTATCGGTACTGAAAAAGAAGGTAGCGATCCTATTGGCAACCGTGAAAACAATGCTGGAACCATGCGTGGTGGTTAA
- a CDS encoding glycosyltransferase family 2 protein, with protein MSNISVCTIYAKRKLHLQNLVESLNRSTLQPDELIIVCMNDRLPDLPQTFFKVKTDTIFTDNRLPLATARTKSAEIATGKKLIFLDVDCICDCNLISNFNYHLNREEALYQGSVRYLRSGWHAEDRTFKNLLDLSSPNKIHGDRIMGNNKISHPYELFWSLCFGINKQTFIELGGFDSRYIGYGGEDTDFAFTARLHRIPLYKINALAYHQFHPACDPPLNHLEAIVSNAKVFYDKWQILPMRKWLDRFARMGYIKLEGDRLEILRLPSETDIKACQKEY; from the coding sequence ATGTCTAACATTTCTGTTTGTACTATTTATGCCAAAAGAAAATTGCACTTGCAAAATTTAGTAGAAAGTTTAAACCGATCGACACTACAACCTGACGAATTAATAATCGTATGCATGAACGATCGCCTGCCCGATTTACCTCAGACATTTTTTAAAGTTAAAACAGATACTATCTTTACAGATAACCGTTTGCCTTTAGCGACAGCACGCACTAAATCAGCAGAAATAGCAACGGGGAAAAAGCTAATTTTTCTCGATGTGGACTGCATTTGCGACTGCAATTTAATTAGTAATTTTAATTATCATTTAAATCGAGAAGAGGCACTATATCAAGGTTCGGTTCGCTATCTGCGATCGGGATGGCACGCTGAAGATCGGACATTTAAAAATTTATTAGATTTATCCTCACCAAACAAAATACACGGCGATCGCATCATGGGAAATAATAAAATATCTCATCCCTACGAACTATTTTGGTCTTTGTGTTTTGGTATTAATAAACAAACTTTTATAGAGCTCGGTGGATTCGATTCGCGATACATAGGCTATGGCGGAGAAGACACCGACTTCGCTTTTACTGCTCGTTTGCATCGGATTCCTTTGTACAAAATAAATGCCTTAGCATATCATCAGTTTCATCCTGCTTGCGATCCGCCTCTCAATCATTTAGAGGCAATAGTTAGTAATGCTAAAGTATTTTATGATAAGTGGCAGATTTTGCCAATGAGAAAATGGTTAGATCGATTTGCGCGTATGGGATATATTAAACTAGAAGGCGATCGCTTGGAAATACTTCGTCTGCCTAGCGAAACGGATATAAAAGCCTGTCAAAAAGAATATTAG
- a CDS encoding DUF2243 domain-containing protein gives MKIDSRLNRRPLIIAGILLGLGQGGFFDGIVFHQLLQWHHMFSNIESTRTIAGLELNTLGDGLFHVFDWLMTLSGIIVLWLAVKGDNVDLSTSTFIGSFAVGAGLFNVVEGILSHHLLQIHHVKPGVYQQAWDLGFIGVGLLSIAVGWLVLGKDKPVSDK, from the coding sequence ATGAAAATAGATAGCCGTTTAAATCGCCGACCTTTAATAATTGCTGGAATATTATTAGGTTTGGGACAGGGCGGATTTTTTGACGGCATTGTGTTTCATCAGCTATTGCAATGGCATCATATGTTTTCCAATATCGAAAGTACCAGAACAATAGCTGGGTTGGAACTAAACACATTAGGCGACGGATTGTTCCATGTATTTGACTGGTTAATGACTCTTAGCGGCATTATTGTTCTCTGGCTAGCTGTCAAAGGAGATAATGTGGATTTGTCTACTTCTACTTTTATTGGTTCTTTTGCTGTTGGTGCTGGTTTATTTAATGTAGTAGAAGGTATTCTCAGTCATCACCTCCTACAAATTCATCATGTCAAACCAGGAGTTTATCAACAGGCATGGGATCTCGGATTTATTGGTGTCGGTCTATTGTCTATAGCAGTTGGCTGGTTGGTTTTGGGTAAAGATAAGCCTGTAAGCGATAAATAA